A DNA window from Coregonus clupeaformis isolate EN_2021a unplaced genomic scaffold, ASM2061545v1 scaf1517, whole genome shotgun sequence contains the following coding sequences:
- the LOC123487200 gene encoding LOW QUALITY PROTEIN: frizzled-6-like (The sequence of the model RefSeq protein was modified relative to this genomic sequence to represent the inferred CDS: deleted 1 base in 1 codon), with protein sequence MMIAGLVWVCLALIGVRSCHAHSLFTCEPIKVHRCLGMPYNMTFFPNMMEHYDQDIATSRMEPFMPLVNLRCSPDVHHFLCQAFIPACTDDTKVIRPCRDLCETVRSDCRKDISTFGITWPPELHCDRLEDCLYSPDGSALPSTRLTTPKTSLSAKRDMGFWCPLQLKTRPGQGSTFLGAGDCAPPCSNMYFKPHEIEFAKTFIGVCSIVCLCATLFTFLTFLIDVKRFRYPERPIIFYAVCYSFVSLIYFIGFLLGNNASCNKAVHLAAMDTVVLGSQSKGCTLLFMLLYFFSMAGIVWWVILTITWFLAAGPKWSCEAIEKKAVWFHSVAWGIPGALTVMLLALNKVEGDNISGVCFVGLYDLDALRYFVLAPMCIGVVVGAVLLLAGIVSLNNARQVIQHDERNQEKLKKFMIRIGVFSGLYLVPLVTLQGCYIYEQSQRSTWEKTWINDRCQEYSIPCSHKTTESDRPDLSLFLIKYLMTLVVGISAVFWVSSKKTCSEWAFFFNRTRKKDPISESRRVLQESCEFFLKHNSRVQHKKNHYNPGSHKLKVISKSMGTSTGASATGNHGTSAVGNHEAVRGPGFSL encoded by the exons ATGATGATAGCCGGGCTGGTCTGGGTGTGCCTGGCACTGATAGGGGTGAGGAGCTGCCACGCCCACAGTCTGTTCACCTGTGAACCCATCAAGGTGCATCGCTGCCTGGGGATGCCCTACAACATGACCTTCTTCCCCAACATGATGGAGCACTATGACCAGGACATAGCAACCAGCAGGATGGAG CCCTTCATGCCGCTGGTCAACCTGCGCTGCTCTCCAGACGTACATCACTTCCTGTGTCAGGCCTTTATCCCAGCATGCACTGATGACACCAAGGTGATCCGGCCATGTCGTGACCTGTGTGAAACAGTGAGGTCAGACTGCAGGAAGGACATCAGCACCTTCGGCATTACCTGGCCTCCGGAGCTGCACTGTGACAG ATTGGAGGATTGCCTCTACTCTCCAGATGGCTCAGCTCTGCCATCAACCAGACTGACCACACCCAAGACCTCTCTGTCTGCCAAGAGGGACATGGGCTTCTGGTGCCCCCTTCAGCTGAAGACCCGACCCGGCCAGGGATCCACGTTCCTGGGTGCCGGGGACTGTGCTCCCCCTTGCTCCAACATGTACTTCAAGCCCCATGAGATCGAGTTCGCCAAGACCTTCATCGGGGTGTGCTCCATCGTCTGCCTCTGCGCCACGCTCTTCACTTTTCTCACCTTCCTCATCGACGTCAAACGCTTCCGCTACCCCGAACGGCCAATCATCTTCTATGCCGTGTGCTACAGCTTCGTGTCGCTCATCTACTTCATTGGCTTCCTGCTTGGGAACAATGCATCCTGCAACAAG GCGGTGCACCTGGCTGCCATGGACACGGTGGTGCTCGGCTCCCAGAGTAAAGGCTGTACGTTACTCTTCATGCTGCTCTACTTCTTCTCCATGGCCGGCATCGTCTGGTGGGTCATCCTCACCATCACCTGGTTCCTGGCCGCCGGGCCCAAGTGGAGCTGTGAGGCCATCGAGAAGAAGGCGGTGTGGTTCCACTCTGTCGCCTGGGGGATCCCTGGAGCACTAACCGTCATGCTACTGGCTCTCAACAAGGTGGAGGGAGATAACATCAGCGGCGTGTGCTTCGTGGGGCTCTATGATCTGGACGCGCTGCGGTACTTTGTGCTGGCGCCGATGTGTAtcggggtggtggtgggggctgtC CTGCTGCTGGCTGGGATCGTGTCGCTCAATAACGCGCGCCAGGTGATCCAGCACGATGAGAGGAACCAGGAGAAGCTGAAGAAGTTTATGATCCGTATCGGGGTGTTCAGTGGTCTGTACCTGGTGCCCCTGGTCACTCTGCAGGGGTGTTACATCTATGAACAGAGCCAGCGCTCCACTTGGGAAAAAACCTGGATCAATGACCGCTGCCAGGAGTACAGCATTCCCTGCTcacacaag ACTACAGAGTCTGATCGTCCGGACCTGTCCCTATTCCTGATTAAATACCTGATGACCCTGGTGGTTGGGATCTCAGCTGTGTTCTGGGTCAGCAGCAAGAAGACCTGCTCAGAATGGGCCTTCTTCTTCAACAGGACCAGGAAGAAAGA CCCCATTAGTGAGAGCCGCAGAGTTCTTCAGGAGTCCTGTGAGTTCTTCCTCAAACACAACAGCCGTGTCCAGCACAAGAAGAACCACTATAACCCCGGCTCCCACAAACTTAAGGTAATCTCCAAGTCCATGGGCACCAGCACCGGTGCCTCAGCCACCGGCAACCACGGCACCTCAGCAGTGGGCAACCATGAGGCCGTCCGGGGGCCAGGCTTCTCTCTCTGA
- the LOC123487202 gene encoding telethonin-like, whose translation MLYTHKINSLNSGDVYLVNAHCDVKEKDQEKKESYQATWLDLVMETRPEQQTTLFENDYSRKETYKQKQVAHFLVQRTPSQRIKMGTRGRMLKEYQLPYKNALRVPIFTPSKAASPKDLYRTPSPSEYKSIMEFETIAKGVCSDKQEIFEITKDLPKVSQPIRVNFRASSLISPTREFSHSFRG comes from the exons ATGCTCTACACACACAAGATTAACAGTCTAAACAGTGGGGATGTGTATCTGGTGAATGCCCACTGCGATGTAAAGGAGAAGGACCAGGAGAAGAAGGAGTCCTACCAGGCCACTTGGCTAGACTTGGTGATGGAAACAAGACCAGAACAACA GACCACATTGTTTGAAAATGACTACTCGAGAAAGGAGACCTACAAGCAGAAACAGGTGGCACATTTCTTGGTCCAGAGAACCCCCAGTCAGCGGATCAAGATGGGCACAAGGGGTAGAATGCTGAAGGAGTACCAGCTGCCATACAAGAACGCCCTCCGTGTGCCCATCTTCACTCCCAGCAAAGCCGCCTCGCCCAAAGACCTGTACAGAACTCCCTCTCCATCAGAGTACAAGTCTATCATGGAGTTTGAGACGATCGCCAAAGGAGTATGTTCAGATAAACAGGAGATTTTCGAAATCACAAAGGACTTGCCTAAAGTCTCCCAACCTATCCGTGTTAACTTCAGGGCATCTAGTCTTATATCCCCAACACGTGAGTTTTCACACTCCTTCAGGGGTTGA